A region from the Pseudonocardia petroleophila genome encodes:
- a CDS encoding MarR family winged helix-turn-helix transcriptional regulator → MTDSELRTIAAAVHVLSRSLHRRGVAQVGLDVLPPSESKVLQQIGARPGSSVSEIARALRLQTSNVSTSVRALVARGLVDRTPDPDDQRRTLLRPSPAALRHREMLEEAWAAILADLLADLDPADAAHLRAAAPALDRLSRAITADPARTL, encoded by the coding sequence GTGACCGACTCGGAGCTCCGGACCATCGCCGCGGCCGTCCACGTGCTCTCCCGGTCCCTGCACCGCCGCGGCGTCGCCCAGGTGGGGCTCGACGTCCTGCCGCCGTCGGAGTCGAAGGTGCTGCAGCAGATCGGCGCCCGCCCCGGCTCGTCGGTCTCCGAGATCGCCCGCGCCCTGCGCCTGCAGACCAGCAACGTCAGCACCTCCGTGCGCGCCCTCGTCGCCCGCGGCCTGGTCGACCGCACCCCCGACCCCGACGACCAGCGCCGCACCCTACTGCGGCCCAGCCCCGCCGCGCTCCGGCACCGGGAGATGCTGGAGGAGGCCTGGGCGGCGATCCTCGCCGACCTCCTCGCCGACCTCGACCCCGCCGACGCCGCCCACCTCCGCGCCGCCGCCCCCGCACTGGACCGCCTGTCCCGGGCCATCACCGCCGACCCGGCCCGGACGCTCTAG